In a single window of the Lodderomyces elongisporus chromosome 4, complete sequence genome:
- the RPS10A gene encoding 40S ribosomal protein S10-A, whose translation MLIPKEDRKKIHQYLFQEGVVVAKKDFDQPKHEEIDTRNLYVIKALQSLTSKGYVKTQFSWQYYYYTLTDEGLDYLRTELNIPEGILPLTRLKAAPAERQRPGRAGPGGRGGFRRRD comes from the exons ATGCTCATTCCTAAAGAAGACAGAAAGAAGATCCACCAATACCTCTTCCAAg aGGGTGTCGTTGTCGCTAAGAAGGACTTTGACCAACCAAAGCACGAGGAGATTGACACCAGAAACCTTTACGTCATCAAGGCTTTGCAATCATTGACCAGTAAAGGTTACGTCAAGACCCAATTCTCATGGcaatactactactacacATTGACCGATGAAGGTTTGGACTACTTGAGAACTGAGTTGAACATCCCAGAAGGAATCTTGCCATTGACCAGATTGAAGGCTGCTCCAGCTGAAAGACAAAGACCTGGTAGAGCTGGTCCAGGTGGCAGAGGTGGTTTCAGAAGAAGAGATTAA
- the BLM3 gene encoding Proteasome activator BLM10, whose amino-acid sequence MSHSDSPSKGNNGVGNNNNNNNNNSIFRRSPEETRGEGLKFHVETQPHTLTSPIPIRTPNASRSNHNNNIQGQFHFDAQFTPLDSDTSRSFTPTTWGHVQRHVTTRRPSYNTIVSTREQYYNLDYPRDRELLAKLQLDPTSRFYARSRPRTLDLPKLLPYELENPQDSAKFLSHIVSHLYIAIKSLDIQGALSISAKDLAALKDSISDVDLVLETNLFEMDNGQEDDEPMTEEFDSSDEELDHGGEDEVGIDDNSDGDDDDDDDDDDDDDDESTTVQHKKSPKSAAVVSVRTWTHELLIWLKMKYDMPVTLRANLAKVYFALCLCRGQHVHIKTYLRVFEILTKDQEILYEQGLRLPWEGLCKELEHLFPSVDAISVSFEKKDQKQLAKLASRASYFFDKDCLPKIYSRIVSNFSVSTSASVVSALALMPLNFTQGGADDENDIRHYINSFFYMWLKLNKTKGFEEQVTSRLGIIAMETMKKFDEKVIKDGSTIRNVVKLGNFGLFSKDQMEFTFNELINNLGIMPKKYASRKLKYFHGFASMIVFSINGESAFTERGLIHHLRTLVNAIESYIHPSNSGEWTRPISRLIMALIYQFHKRYNMETQSESGLYNIPENMKITSEVKKKFVSIFLPIVKIGTHSKRGDVASEYLSALQLLAYLEPDYVLENTLLDIYESLEGVISTHRVINALRTMDTLARHLVSTPIFRVHVTRLLSLALPGVDSNDLEKTLQTLEVFSAFSTYMPIADLNGEFGDTMLAIEFTSNHVNYLNTKLYGSEQEFEVSPDMESAALKSSTSAFKELIIALAQKLPTLLENLPDPSKSSGLEKSLALSLPKFFFVMFESMSDEIFNIFKNEFLKFSLNNVHHLVASPVAEICGAIIKRDPKCFKANYEILVDKIRDEIDENGAGVARTGSDIVPRDQALLWYLTILNECVGNAGAQLVAMHKELKVFSFYLMDNVKGPCVYSSSFFVNQVLQTVTKIKINECRLISPDYEKRHGLTVDCWGGFWDKKDRFEDLKFDWFISTEREIEFAYEFFNEHVSRCLKNVTNIIESYGANDAGSAAGTAAGTAVSVAASKSSIMILDELRVNLLYLAYSSSGIAYLLDPSFAEDIPNLNHDKESIQQRLQLLKRVKEISGISTQKDILYDENVTENMKQIMQDLKSEDLIDYMADFSKMGDIVSDQLSNEHSNGEFDKEDVPSTKSTPTEKHSFMHATGKNVSDIDLGGRGTPSVEGVHMSSMNPAITFRERSLYTSNYFFGNDAKNKRSKDLYLKIHKTRYLIGRSLHFVAKFLNANFHDNIRIFKNLLFAIGIWISDVGRERALGSSNAEIDYGYVQYLQIINRVRKPFTRIAIAARLEMYHQTRVALHATARAETNLDRVLIDDVVKIAASNYAEISNSAQRMLLDGMKRLSGSYNHIIKTAFKNLSSALESEQPKEIENALKVFALKRIKYKLHNDYFNLHKFVDLLHRSLKVDDPKVYKLAQALFTSISKGVSLPSKVCIIDEQAIDSIRPPDQCIDLEIKAVQLAKEKKRKIYYDRLERLQHKVLEEQRHNSHWKVTLSNLELLSNLQSYLELPVRSDILQTLFNESSQEHPIVSRHALVGITRVITKLRILDRYSYDVKNCYDLDHRSKSEQIISTKPRRNESYYKVWKEEFDTCQEMPHYFIDNKPSKGWLFWGDEMLALSSQPSFQLEMRPNDLESLTKFGERITREWLLKLLKMWVSEAENSNAFQVTDVITIESIILLMSNNLVPNLSYKDLLGLVDEIYVSDEKSAHIVTCEVLAGVLLASKFTSPIYFEDRDEFVGQYLRRVLDSDISPGTSATWSLFSMWVPGHADIRRFYKVMDEIMNFTIDPKSDSAFKDSTRLSYVRAVTSALSWRLADVDKYLDLCLANINHKYNAVRKEIGVFMAILSINYYLDSFADSKVFLKGCNDGINSLLLNASQNERGAISKIPQLFAETERKRNEVMHLTPQEILVSDYINTASTLLYWLKQDLNTNASILLQEYVPQYIVPFLLNLINMKEVCQLGQIDPITAFKKVSQIAYIKEYLESIVEMLESYTKRDLGIVQTIVIGEFTETIYFRNLFKLSKEQRERIINITNSLLYHRHLEVREAESATLSGLIHMLPVEDVEHVVHKFIKSYTSQLDEVRVKYKKKGGIKNLSQEDIVKAHGATLGLGSLVHAFSFASPPPQWVPHILTTLANKSTGLPGIVGKTAKETLGKFRKDRQDTWHVDSKIFNEDQIQDLEGVLWRSYFI is encoded by the coding sequence ATGTCTCATTCAGATTCACCTTCGAAAGGTAACAACGGTGttggcaacaacaacaacaacaataacaacaacagcataTTTAGAAGGTCACCTGAGGAGACAAGGGGTGAAGGGCTCAAATTCCATGTCGAGACTCAACCACATACTCTTACATCTCCAATTCCTATAAGAACCCCTAATGCATCTAGAAGTAACCATAATAACAATATCCAAGGACAATTTCATTTCGATGCTCAGTTTACGCCCCTCGATAGTGATACCTCGCGATCATTTACTCCCACGACTTGGGGTCATGTACAACGACATGTCACGACTAGAAGACCCTCTTACAATACAATTGTATCGACTAGAGAGCAATACTACAATTTAGATTACCCAAGAGATCGAGAGTTGTTGGCAAAATTGCAATTAGACCCAACATCGAGGTTTTATGCTAGATCACGGCCTCGGACTTTGGATTTGCCCAAATTGTTACCATATGAATTGGAGAATCCACAAGACCTGGCAAAGTTTTTGAGCCATATAGTTTCACATCTCTACATTGCAATCAAATCTTTGGATATACAAGGTGCACTTTCGATATCTGCCAAGGACTTGGCCGCATTGAAAGATTCCATATCGGATGTAGATTTAGTTTTGGAGACAAACTTGTTTGAAATGGACAATGGCCAAGAAGACGATGAGCCAATGACTGAAGAGTTTGATTCCTCTGATGAGGAACTAGACCATGGAGGGGAAGACGAAGTCGGTATAGACGACAACTCCGAcggtgatgatgacgatgatgatgatgatgacgacgacgacgatgatgaaaGTACAACTGTGCAACATAAGAAATCACCCAAGTCAGCCGCCGTGGTGAGTGTTCGAACTTGGACTCATGAGCTTCTCATTTGGCTCAAAATGAAATATGATATGCCCGTCACCTTGAGAGCCAACTTGGCAAAAGTCTACTTTGCATTATGTCTTTGTAGAGGTCAACACGTTCATATCAAAACATATTTACGCGTTTTTGAAATACTCACAAAGGACCAAGAAATACTTTACGAACAGGGATTAAGATTGCCCTGGGAAGGATTGTGCAAAGAACTTGAACATTTGTTTCCTTCAGTTGATGCAATCCTGGTctcttttgaaaagaaggatcaaaaacaattggcAAAATTAGCATCACGGGCATCTTACTTTTTTGATAAAGATTGTTTGCCAAAGATCTATCTGAGAATAGTGAGTAATTTTTCAGTATCAACTTCAGCACTGGTAGTTTCTGCATTGGCCTTAATGCCACTCAATTTTACACAAGGAGGtgctgatgatgaaaatgatatACGCCATTACATAAActcatttttttacatGTGGCTTAAGTTGAATAAGACAAAAGGATTTGAGGAGCAAGTTACTTCCAGATTGGGTATTATTGCTATGGAAACGATGAAAAAATTCGACGAAAAAGTAATCAAAGACGGAAGTACAATAAGGAATGTTGTTAAATTGGGCAATTTTGGTTTATTCTCAAAAGACCAAATGGAGTTTACATTCAACGAATTGATCAATAATTTAGGTATAATGCCTAAAAAATACGCTTCGCGGAAACTAAAGTACTTCCATGGCTTTGCTTCAATGATTGTATTTTCCATTAATGGGGAGAGTGCATTTACTGAACGAGGTTTAATTCATCATTTGAGAACATTGGTGAATGCCATTGAAAGTTATATCCATCCATCTAATTCTGGTGAGTGGACGAGACCGATATCTAGATTAATAATGGCCCTTATCTATCAATTTCATAAAAGATACAATATGGAGACACAGTCAGAAAGTGGTCTTTACAATATTCCTGAGAACATGAAGATTACTTCAGAGGTCAAAAAGAAGTTTGTGTCGATATTCTTGCCAATAGTGAAAATAGGTACACACTCAAAGAGAGGAGACGTTGCCTCTGAATACTTATCGGCTTTACAACTACTTGCATATTTGGAACCAGATTatgttttggaaaatacgTTATTAGATATTTACGAATCGTTGGAAGGTGTGATTTCCACCCATAGAGTAATAAACGCTCTCCGCACGATGGATACTTTGGCTCGACACTTGGTATCGACGCCTATATTTAGAGTTCACGTTACACGATTATTGTCATTAGCATTGCCTGGAGTTGATTCTaatgatttggaaaagacATTACAGACATTGGAAGTGTTTTCGGCCTTTTCAACCTATATGCCTATTGCCGACCTTAATGGTGAATTTGGTGACACAATGCTAGCAATCGAATTTACTTCAAATCATGTCAACTACTTGAATACCAAATTATATGGAAGCGAACAAGAGTTTGAAGTCTCACCGGATATGGAAAGTGCTGCATTGAAATCATCCACCTCCGCGTTTAAAGAATTAATTATAGCTTTAGCTCAAAAGTTGCCTACATTACTCGAGAATTTACCCGATCCCTCAAAAAGCTCAGGGTTGGAGAAAAGCTTGGCCCTTTCGTTACctaaattcttttttgtcatGTTTGAGTCCATGTCAGATGAGATTTTCAACATATtcaaaaatgaatttttAAAGTTTTCTTTAAACAATGTACACCATCTAGTTGCCAGTCCAGTTGCTGAGATCTGCGGGGCGATTATTAAGCGTGACCCAAAATGTTTCAAGGCAAACTATGAGATCTTGGTTGATAAGATTAGAGACGAGATTGATGAGAATGGAGCAGGCGTGGCTCGTACGGGCAGTGATATTGTACCTCGAGACCAAGCTTTGCTCTGGTACTTGACCATCTTGAATGAATGTGTTGGCAATGCAGGTGCTCAGTTAGTCGCCATGCATAAAGAGCTCAAagtgttttctttttatctcATGGATAATGTCAAGGGCCCATGTGTTTactcttcatcattttttgttAACCAGGTTCTTCAGACGGTGactaaaatcaaaatcaacgAGTGCCGTCTTATATCTCCTGATTATGAAAAGAGGCACGGTCTTACCGTAGACTGCTGGGGTGGATTTTGGGACAAAAAGGATAGATTTGAAGATCTCAAATTTGACTGGTTCATTTCTACAGAGCGGGAAATAGAATTTGCTTATGAATTTTTCAATGAACACGTGTCGAGATGTTTGAAGAATGTCACGAATATAATTGAAAGTTATGGTGCTAATGATGCTGGATCCGCAGCGGGAACAGCGGCTGGAACAGCAGTTAGTGTAGCTGCTAGtaaatcatcaataatgatACTAGATGAACTCCGTGTTAACTTATTATACTTGGCATATTCACTGAGTGGAATTGCTTACTTGTTAGACCCGTCATTTGCAGAAGACATTCCAAATCTCAATCATGATAAGGAATCCATTCAACAACGTTTGCAACTTCTTAAACGTGTGAAGGAAATTTCTGGGATCTCTACACAAAAGGATATTCTTTACGACGAGAATGTTACTGAGAACATGAAACAAATCATGCAGGATCTCAAAAGCGAAGACCTCATAGATTACATGGCAGATTTTTCTAAAATGGGCGATATCGTTAGCGACCAGCTAAGTAATGAACATCTGAATGGCGAATTTGATAAGGAAGATGTCCCACTGACGaaatcaacaccaacagaAAAACATCTGTTCATGCATGCAACAGGAAAAAACGTCTCTGACATCGATTTGGGAGGTAGAGGAACTCCAAGCGTTGAAGGAGTGCACATGTCTAGCATGAATCCGGCCATCACCTTCCGTGAAAGAAGCTTGTACACTTCCAACTACTTTTTTGGTAATGATgcaaagaacaagagaTCCAAAgatttgtatttgaaaatCCACAAGACTAGATACCTTATCGGACGAAGCTTGCATTTTGTCGCCAAATTCTTGAATGCCAATTTCCATGATAACATAAGAATATTCAAGaatcttttgtttgctATTGGTATTTGGATATCCGATGTAGGTAGAGAAAGGGCACTTGGTTCAAGCAATGCCGAGATTGACTACGGCTATGTTCAATATCTTCAAATAATTAATCGAGTTAGAAAGCCATTCACTCGTATTGCAATTGCTGCGCGATTAGAAATGTACCACCAGACGAGAGTTGCATTGCATGCCACAGCTAGAGCCGAAACCAACTTGGATCGTGTGTTGATCGATGATGTGGTTAAAATTGCAGCTTCAAATTATGCCGAAATATCAAACAGTGCGCAAAGAATGCTACTTGATGGTATGAAAAGATTGAGCGGATCTTATAATCATATAATTAAGACGGCATTCAAGAACTTGAGCAGTGCCTTAGAGTCAGAACAGCCCAAGGAAATCGAGAATGCGTTGAAAGTATTTGCGCTCAAACGTATCAAGTACAAGTTGCACAATGATTATTTCAACCTTCACaagtttgttgatttgCTTCATCGCTCATTGAAGGTCGATGATCCGAAAGTGTACAAGCTTGCGCAAGCATTGTTTACCAGTATATCGAAAGGGGTCTCTTTACCTAGCAAAGTATGCATAATTGATGAGCAAGCGATAGATCTGATTAGACCACCTGATCAATGTATTGATTTGGAAATTAAAGCAGTTCAGCTCgccaaagaaaagaaaagaaagatttaTTATGATCGATTGGAAAGGCTTCAGCACAAAGTTTTGGAAGAACAACGACACAATTCTCATTGGAAAGTAACTTTACTGAACTTGGAGTTGTTGCTGAATTTGCAATCGTATTTGGAACTTCCTGTAAGGTCTGATATTTTGCAGACGTTGTTCAACGAATCTTCGCAAGAACACCCTATCGTTTCGAGACATGCTTTAGTGGGTATTACTCGAGTCATTACCAAACTTCGTATTTTGGATCGTTACAGTTATGATGTAAAGAATTGTTATGACTTGGATCATCGTTCAAAATCTGAACAAATTATTTCAACAAAGCCAAGGAGAAACGAGTCATATTATAAAGTTTGGAAGGAAGAATTCGACACTTGCCAAGAGATGCCGCATTATTTCATTGATAACAAGCCAAGTAAAGGATGGTTATTCTGGGGCGACGAGATGCTTGCATTATCTTCGCAgccttcttttcaattggaAATGCGTCCTAACGACCTTGAGTCACTAACTAAATTTGGCGAGCGGATCACTCGAGAGTGGCTTTTAAagcttttgaaaatgtggGTCTCGGAAGCAGAAAACAGTAATGCTTTTCAAGTGACCGACGTTATAACAATCGAATCAATTATTTTATTGATGTCAAATAATTTAGTTCCAAATCTTAGTTACAAAGACCTCTTGGgccttgttgatgaaaTATACGTTAGCGATGAAAAAAGTGCACACATTGTTACTTGTGAGGTATTGGCTGGTGTTCTCTTGGCGTCGAAGTTTACGTCACCAATCTACTTTGAAGATCGAGATGAGTTTGTTGGGCAGTATTTGCGCAGAGTACTAGACTCTGATATCTCACCGGGTACGCTGGCGACATGGAGCTTATTTTCCATGTGGGTACCAGGACATGCAGACATTAGAAGATTTTACAAAGTTATGGATGAAATTATGAACTTTACAATTGACCCCAAGTCCGACTCGGCCTTTAAAGATTCAACTCGCTTGAGCTATGTGCGGGCTGTTACATCTGCACTCTCTTGGCGGTTGGCAGATGTTGACAAGTACCTTGATTTGTGTTTGGCAAATATCAATCACAAATATAATGCAGTAAGAAAAGAGATTGGTGTGTTCATGGCTATATTGTCCATCAATTATTATTTGGATTCATTTGCCGATAGCAAAGTGTTTTTGAAAGGATGCAATGATGGTATCAACTCACTACTTTTAAATGCACTGCAGAATGAGCGCGGAGCTATTAGCAAAATACCACAATTATTTGCTGAAACTGAGCGCAAGCGTAATGAAGTTATGCATTTGACTCCACAGGAGATATTGGTATCTGATTACATCAATACGGCGTCAACATTATTGTACTGGTTGAAACAAGATTTGAACACTAATGCAAGTATATTGCTTCAAGAATATGTTCCTCAATATATCGTTccatttttgttgaatCTTATCAACATGAAAGAAGTTTGTCAGTTGGGTCAAATTGACCCAATCACGGCCTTCAAAAAGGTTTCACAAATTGCTTACATTAAGGAATACTTGGAGTCAATTGTAGAGATGTTGGAAAGTTATACAAAGCGAGATTTGGGCATTGTTCAAACAATTGTTATTGGTGAATTTACCGAGACGATTTATTTCAGAaacttgttcaaattgtcaaaagaacaaagagagaggATTATAAACATTACCAATTCATTGTTGTACCATAGACATTTGGAGGTTCGAGAAGCCGAATCGGCAACTTTATCTGGTCTTATCCATATGCTTCCAGTTGAAGATGTTGAGCATGTTGTCCATAAATTCATCAAGTCGTACACCTCGCAATTGGACGAAGTGCGTGTCaaatacaagaaaaagggaGGCATCAAAAACTTATCACAAGAAGACATTGTTAAAGCTCATGGGGCAACTTTGGGCCTTGGCTCTCTTGTTCATGCATTTTCATTTGCCTCTCCGCCACCTCAATGGGTTCCACATATCTTGACCACGCTAGCAAATAAATCCACTGGACTTCCGGGTATAGTTGGTAAGACGGCCAAAGAAACATTGGGTAAGTTTAGAAAAGATAGACAAGACACATGGCACGTGGATAGCAAGATATTCAATGAAGATCAGATTCAAGATCTAGAGGGTGTCTTGTGGAGAAGTTATTTTATATAg
- the ARN1 gene encoding Siderophore transporter — protein MSSSLEHKTSSSRSGSVSGSNLDEKAPVYDDKNSHFNDNTTNDVVEQAVEAPKSIGVIKAELLAEQWKHTFWYKLVLLFSAFLVGYAYGLDSQTRYVYTAYATASWSEHSLLTTVNAITALTAAAAQPVYARLSDVFGRLELFIVAVLFYVVGTIIESQSPTINAYVAGAVLYQIGYSGIIMVLLFILSDFSSLRWRLYFSLCPSFPFIINTWISGNVTEAVGTNWGWGIGMWAFILPLACIPFLCCMIHMRWLAGKTEEWKVFKQRQTKFQELGFVGFIKYLFWRLDVIGLILMVVSLGCLLIPLTLAGGTQEKWKQGNIIAPIVIGAVLIIVFCVWENFAKDPILPLSLMKDRGIWSGAVISFLFDFVYAVEASFLYTVLIVAVNESMKSATRISSVSSFASVVCGFFFGLFVAYFRHMKPFIIFGCSLWMVAFGLMYNYRSTLSAHAGIIGAMVVMGIGTGFFTYPITVSAQSCVSHEHMAVVTSALYTLYRVGYAVGASVAGAIWSQTLFKKLSEHLPTDLATSVYSDPYTFASTYAWGTDEREGAVKAYGEVQRILMIVCLCFVAPMILSAFFLRDHELTREQSLEQVEEKEKQETLGGFFENFGRTRAERV, from the coding sequence ATGAGTTCTTCGCTAGAGCACAAAACATCGAGCTCTCGTTCAGGCTCTGTTTCTGGCTCCAACTTGGATGAAAAAGCCCCAGTTTACGACGATAAAAACTCACATTTCAATGACAATACCACCAACGATGTCGTTGAGCAAGCCGTCGAAGCACCCAAATCAATCGGTGTTATTAAGGCAGAATTGTTAGCAGAACAATGGAAACACACCTTTTGGTACAAACTCGTCTTGTTGTTCTCCGCATTCCTCGTTGGTTACGCATACGGTTTGGACTCACAAACCAGATACGTTTATACCGCTTACGCAACTGCGTCATGGAGTGAACATTCATTGTTGACCACCGTGAATGCCATCACCGCTTTAACTGCCGCTGCCGCACAACCAGTTTACGCAAGATTATCTGACGTGTTTGGCCGTTTGGAATTGTTTATTGTTGCTGTATTATTTTACGTTGTCGGAACAATTATCGAATCCCAATCACCAACCATTAACGCATATGTTGCAGGTGCTGTATTGTACCAAATTGGATACAGTGGTATCATtatggtgttgttgtttatcCTTTCAGACTTTTCAAGTTTGAGATGGAGATTATACTTCTCATTGTGTCCCTCGTTCCCATTTATCATCAACACCTGGATTTCAGGTAATGTTACCGAGGCAGTTGGTACCAACTGGGGATGGGGTATCGGTATGTGGGCATTTATCTTGCCCTTGGCTTGTATCCCATTCCTTTGCTGCATGATCCACATGAGATGGCTTGCTGGTAAAACCGAGGAATGGAAGGTGTttaaacaaagacaaaccAAGTTCCAAGAATTGGGATTTGTTGGATTTATCAAATACTTGTTTTGGAGATTGGATGTCATTGGTCTTATCTTGATGGTTGTTTCCTTGGGTTGTCTTTTGATCCCATTGACTCTTGCCGGTGGTACACAAGAGAAATGGAAACAAGGCAACATCATTGCCCCAATTGTAATTGGTGCCGTGCTCATCATAGTATTTTGCGTTTGGGAAAACTTTGCCAAAGACCCAATCTTACCCTTGTCATTGATGAAGGACCGTGGTATTTGGTCAGGTGCAGTAATTTCCTTCTTGTTTGACTTTGTCTATGCCGTTGAGGCAAGTTTCCTTTACACAGTGTTGATTGTTGCCGTTAACGAGTCAATGAAATCAGCAACCAGAATCTCCAGTGTCTCATCCTTTGCTAGTGTGGTGTGtggatttttctttggtttaTTCGTTGCTTACTTCCGTCACATGAAACCATTCATCATCTTTGGTTGTTCCTTGTGGATGGTTGCATTTGGTCTTATGTACAATTACAGATCAACCTTGTCCGCACACGCTGGTATAATTGGTGCTATGGTGGTGATGGGTATCGGTACCGGTTTCTTCACTTACCCAATCACCGTCAGTGCCCAAAGTTGTGTTAGCCACGAACACATGGCTGTGGTTACTTCTGCATTGTACACACTTTACAGAGTTGGTTACGCCGTTGGTGCCTCCGTTGCAGGCGCAATTTGGTCTCAAACCTTGTTCAAGAAATTGTCTGAACACTTACCAACAGACCTTGCTACCAGCGTCTACTCTGACCCATACACATTTGCAAGCACTTATGCATGGGGAACTGACGAAAGAGAAGGTGCCGTTAAGGCATATGGTGAAGTGCAAAGAATCTTGATGATTGTGTGTCTTTGTTTCGTTGCACCAATGATTCTTTCTGCATTCTTCTTGAGAGACCACGAGTTGACTAGAGAGCAATCGTTGGAAcaagttgaagaaaaagaaaaacaagaaacctTAGGTGGATTCTTTGAGAACTTTGGAAGAACCAGAGCTGAACGTGTTTAA